A stretch of the Panthera uncia isolate 11264 chromosome E2 unlocalized genomic scaffold, Puncia_PCG_1.0 HiC_scaffold_20, whole genome shotgun sequence genome encodes the following:
- the SLC22A31 gene encoding LOW QUALITY PROTEIN: putative solute carrier family 22 member 31 (The sequence of the model RefSeq protein was modified relative to this genomic sequence to represent the inferred CDS: deleted 1 base in 1 codon), with amino-acid sequence MESETRVLRAAGGFGRARRLLAAASWLPCVALGLALGSEPLLTTPPAHHCRPDPELLPPALRALRGPALLDASVPRLGPARAPSPCLLLRYPEPEPHARPNGTRPCTRGWHYALPAAGLLRSPVTQWNLVCEDGWKVPLEQMSHLLGWLLGCVFLGAGCDRFGRRGVFVASLVLATGLGASEALAASFPALLTLRLLHGGALAGFSLALYVARLELCDPPRRLVFSVGAGLFSVLGTLLLPGLALLAQDWRLLQGLSALATGLLLLFWGSPALFPESPCWLLATGQPARARKILGHFAEPGGVDPEDGSEEESSLVPELDMLGARSPRPQYHSVLELRHTRVVWRNGLILGFSSLICGGIRAGFLRNLAPSEPTFYWPYFLTAGLEAAAAVLLLLTGDRWGRRPVLLLGTLVLGLASLLLLAGTQYLPGWTMLSLSVLGLLASHAVSALSSLFAAEVFPTVIRGAGLGLVLGAGFLGQAAAPLADVHGRGGFFLHHVVFASFAVLALLCILLLPESRGRPLPASLRDADCLHVSRARRRPPPPSHRAGSRPEREG; translated from the exons ATGGAGTCGGAGACGCGGGTGCTGCGCGCGGCGGGCGGCTTCGGCCGGGCCCGGCGCCTGCTGGCCGCCGCCTCGTGGCTGCCGTGCGTGGCGCTGGGGCTGGCGCTGGGCTCGGAGCCGCTGCTCACCACGCCGCCGGCGCACCACTGCCGGCCGGACCCCGAGCTGCTGCCCCCCGCGCTGCGCGCTCTGCGCGGGCCCGCGTTGCTCGACGCCAGCGTGCCGCGCCTGGGACCCGCGCGCGCCCCGAGCCCCTGCCTGCTCCTGCGCTACCCTGAGCCCGAGCCCCACGCCCGCCCCAACGGCACGCGGCCCTGCACGCGCGGCTGGCACTACGCGCTGCCCGCCGCCGGCCTGCTGCGCAGCCCGGTGACCCAG TGGAACCTGGTGTGTGAGGATGGCTGGAAGGTGCCCCTGGAGCAGATGAGCCACCTGCTGGGCTGGCTGCTGGGCTGTGTCTTCCTGGGTGCGGGCTGTGACCG GTTTGGACGTCGGGGTGTGTTCGTGGCCTCCCTGGTGCTGGCCACAGGCCTGGGGGCCAGTGAGGCCCTGGCGGCCAGCTTTCCCGCCCTGCTGACCTTGAGGCTGCTGCAC GGGGGGGCCTTGGCGGGGTTTTCCCTTGCCCTCTACGTGGCTC GCCTGGAGCTGTGTGACCCCCCTCGTCGCCTGGTGTTCTCCGTGGGAGCCGGCCTCTTCTCCGTGCTGGGCACGCTGCTGCTGCCTGGCCTGGCGCTTCTGGCGCAGGACTGGCGCCTCCTGCAGGGGCTCAGCGCCCTGGCGACGGGCCTTCTGCTGCTCTTCTGGGG gtCGCCGGCCCTGTTCCCTGAGTCTCCCTGCTGGCTGCTGGCCACGGGACAGCCCGCCCGGGCCCGGAAGATCCTGGGGCACTTTGCAGAACCTGGGGGCGTGGACCCAGAGGACGGCTCAGAGGAGGAGAGCTCCCTGGTTCCAG AGCTGGACATGCTGGGTGCACGGAGCCCCCGGCCCCAGTACCACTCCGTCCTGGAGCTCCGGCACACCCGCGTCGTCTGGAGAAACGGACTCATCCTGGGCTTCAGTtc gctGATCTGCGGGGGCATCAGAGCCGGCTTCCTCCGCAACCTGGCCCCGAGCGAGCCCACTTTCTATTGGCCCTACTTCCTGACCGCCGGCCTGGAGGCGGCGGCCGCTGTGCTCCTGCTGCTGACGGGGGACCGCTGGGGGCGACGCCCGGTCCTGTTGCTGGGCACCCTGGTCCTGGGCCTGGCATCCCTGCTGCTCCTTGCCGGGACCCAGT accTGCCAGGTTGGACCATGCTGTCCCTGTCCGTCCTGGGCCTCCTGGCCTCCCACGCCGTGTCTGCCCTCAGCAGCCTCTTCGCCGCGGAGGTGTTCCCCACGGTGATCAG GGGGGCCGGGCTAGGCCTCGTGCTGGGGGCCGGCTTCCTGGGCCAGGCCGCAGCGCCCCTGGCCGACGTGCACGGCCGGGGCGGCTTCTTCCTGCACCACGTGGTCTTCGCCTCCTTCGCGGTGCTCGCCCTGCTGTGCATCCTCCTGCTGCCCGAGAGCCGAGGCCGCCCTCTGCCTGCGTCGCTGCGGGACGCCGACTGCCTGCATGTGTCCCGGGCCCGCCGCCGaccgcccccaccctcccaccggGCGGGGTCCCGGCCGGAGCGGGAGGGCTGA
- the LOC125916266 gene encoding LOW QUALITY PROTEIN: 14-3-3 protein zeta/delta-like (The sequence of the model RefSeq protein was modified relative to this genomic sequence to represent the inferred CDS: inserted 1 base in 1 codon) yields the protein GAPTAGAGDWRKPLVCGAAVPGEQRDPGTESQPRRCRPETAEPPSVRPPPPTPDTKHPVRDKNELVQKAKLAEQAERYGDTAACLKSVTEQGAELSNEERNPLSVAYKNVVGARRSSWRVVSSIEQKTEGAEKKXQMAREYREKIETEPRDICNDVLSLLEKFLIPSASQAESKVFYLKMKGDYCRYLAEVAAGDDKKGMMDQSQQACEEAFEISKEEMQPTQPIRLGLALNFSVFYSEILNSPEKACSLAKTVLK from the exons GGTGCCCCTACTGCAGGGGCTGGTGATTGGAGGAAACCCCTTGTCTGCGGAGCGGCTGTACCCGGTGAGCAGCGAGATCCAGGGACAGAGTCTCAGCCTCGCCGCTGCCGCCCAGAGACTGCTGAGCCCCCGTCGGTCCGTCCGCCGCCACCCACTCCGGACACAAAACATCCAGTCAGGGATAAAAATGAGCTGGTGCAGAAGGCCAAGCTGGCCGAGCAGGCTGAGCGATATGGTGACACGGCAGCCTGCCTGAAGTCTGTAACTGAGCAAGGAGCTGAATTATCCAATGAGGAGAGGAATCCTCTCTCAGTTGCTTATAAAAATGTTGTAGGAGCCCGTAGGTCATCTTGGAGGGTCGTCTCAAGTATTGAGCAAAAGACGGAAGGTGCTGAGAAAA CACAGATGGCTCgagaatacagagagaaaattgAGACCGAGCCAAGAGATATCTGCAATGATGTACTGTCTCTTTTGGAAAAGTTTTTGATCCCCAGTGCTTCACAAGCAGAGAGCAAAGTcttctatttgaaaatgaaaggagaCTACTGTCGTTACTTGGCTGAGGTTGCTGCTGGTGATGACAAGAAAGGGATGATGGATCAGTCACAACAAGCATGCGAAGAAGCTTTTGAGATCAGCAAAGAGGAAATGCAGCCGACACAGCCTATCAGATTGGGTCTGgcccttaacttctctgtgttctATTCTGAGATTCTGAACTCCCCGGAGAAAGCCTGCTCTCTTgcaaagacagttttaaaa